One window from the genome of Sphingomicrobium arenosum encodes:
- the ykgO gene encoding type B 50S ribosomal protein L36, which translates to MKIRNSLKSLKSRHRDCRVIRRRGRTYVINKTNRRFKARQG; encoded by the coding sequence ATGAAGATCCGTAACTCGTTGAAATCGCTCAAGTCGCGTCACCGCGATTGCCGCGTCATCCGTCGTCGCGGTCGCACCTACGTGATCAACAAGACCAACCGTCGCTTCAAGGCGCGCCAGGGCTAA
- a CDS encoding peptidylprolyl isomerase has protein sequence MLSLALASFLFQQADPDVAGLTPNEIADAAPAGDWRAIDPDHLLVIGLADGDEVTIELNSDFAPVHVANIQAMAREGFWIPGASVYRVQDNYVVQWGHRDDAPELPATVEENPPAEYVRPVEGLSVRSFGMRDSYAAAVGFANGWPVALYADGTASLTHCYGTVGVGRDLSPDTGTGEELYAVIGHAPRHLDRNIAIVGRVIDGMEHFTSLTRGTETLGMYPEGEIAAGIVRVALASQMPPETRPAYGVLREDSTAFARYVSVRANRDDAFYDVPAGGVDICNVQVPVRRIAR, from the coding sequence ATGCTCAGCCTCGCCCTCGCCAGCTTCCTGTTCCAGCAAGCCGACCCCGATGTCGCCGGCCTCACCCCCAACGAGATCGCCGACGCCGCGCCCGCGGGCGACTGGCGCGCGATCGATCCTGATCACCTGCTCGTCATCGGCCTCGCCGATGGCGATGAGGTGACGATCGAACTCAACAGCGATTTCGCCCCCGTCCATGTCGCCAATATCCAGGCCATGGCGCGCGAGGGTTTCTGGATCCCCGGCGCCAGCGTCTATCGGGTGCAGGACAATTATGTCGTGCAATGGGGCCACCGCGACGATGCGCCCGAGCTACCCGCTACGGTCGAGGAAAATCCGCCCGCCGAATATGTCCGCCCCGTCGAGGGGCTGTCGGTGCGCTCCTTCGGCATGCGCGACAGCTATGCCGCCGCCGTCGGCTTCGCCAATGGTTGGCCCGTCGCGCTCTACGCCGACGGCACCGCGAGCCTCACCCATTGTTATGGCACCGTCGGCGTCGGCCGCGACCTCAGCCCCGATACCGGCACGGGCGAGGAGCTTTATGCCGTCATCGGCCACGCCCCGCGCCACCTTGATCGCAACATCGCCATCGTCGGGCGCGTGATCGACGGGATGGAGCATTTCACTTCGCTGACCCGCGGCACCGAGACGCTCGGCATGTATCCCGAGGGCGAGATTGCGGCCGGTATCGTGCGCGTCGCACTGGCCAGCCAGATGCCGCCCGAGACCCGCCCCGCCTATGGGGTGCTGCGCGAGGACAGCACCGCCTTCGCCCGCTATGTCAGCGTGCGCGCCAACCGCGACGACGCCTTTTATGACGTCCCCGCGGGCGGTGTGGATATTTGCAATGTGCAGGTGCCGGTGCGCCGCATCGCGCGCTAG
- a CDS encoding ABC transporter permease: MIGWRLARRDLKGGRAGLGLLFACLLLSVAGLAAVLSLVASMNSAIADNGRALLGGDLLVSQAQRVATSEERAAMEGLGTVSEGVATRAMLRQGEEIALIDLRGVDGAFPLAGTLELEGARPASDDEIALGRAVAAQLGLGLGDRVALGQGDYRVSGLIDRMPGGTFLWAPPALVTPGGLGRSGLVVPGSLVDYQYRIALRNPAALEGAEEELIAALEPIGWEARTREGAGQGTQRFVALAGDMLLVIAIAALGIGALGIGAAMRAFAASRQAAVARLKLVGAQRRDLGAMLGLEITLAVGLALIPALAIGAAVPPLLEDMLAERFPVAPDTGPHWTALGLAAAVAIAVTVAVAWRPLVAALRTPPKALLRADAGSGLLNGRKIDWLVPVLAALVAIALLLLGSDNARLAGIAIAGLSVLALLFWLLGWAIQRAAKAAAGRGGPVARLGVAALHRPGNATRALTVALGLGLSILVTLAATSQSLLGELDGAIPERAPSHFITDLPRGSESDLRALVTEAMPQAKLRVVPSLRGSISAVDGIAVADLPEDRRSWLTSGDRGLTYSAAVPEGNEVVAGDWWGEDYAGAPLVSLEEEAARDLQLEVGDTLTLAIAGREVTATIASLRKVDWQSFGFNFGIVFAPGTLEQAPHVLMATIEPQGASVPRGFEAGLAETFPTATTISVAGVLEDVRSILTSLDAAVRIATLLAILIGVVVLTGSVLATRAARARDLVLLRLVGARGPQLVGTQLVEFAILVAAAVLLAIGAGLASSWFVITRQFDIGFAPDAAGIAALAGATIVVAIGSAMAAVRPALTRSPRAALRAH, translated from the coding sequence ATGATCGGCTGGCGGCTGGCACGGCGCGATCTGAAGGGCGGGCGCGCGGGGCTCGGACTCCTGTTCGCCTGCCTTCTGCTCTCGGTGGCGGGGCTGGCAGCGGTGCTGAGCCTCGTCGCCTCGATGAACAGCGCCATCGCCGACAATGGCCGTGCGCTGCTTGGCGGCGACCTGCTCGTCAGCCAGGCGCAGCGGGTCGCGACCAGCGAGGAGCGCGCGGCGATGGAAGGCCTAGGCACGGTCAGCGAAGGCGTGGCGACGCGCGCGATGCTGCGCCAGGGCGAGGAGATCGCGCTCATCGACCTGCGCGGTGTGGACGGCGCCTTCCCGCTCGCCGGGACGCTCGAACTCGAAGGCGCGCGGCCCGCCAGCGATGACGAGATCGCGCTCGGGCGCGCCGTGGCGGCGCAGTTGGGGCTGGGGCTGGGCGACCGGGTGGCGCTGGGACAAGGCGACTATCGCGTCAGCGGGCTCATCGACCGGATGCCCGGCGGCACCTTCCTGTGGGCCCCGCCCGCGCTGGTGACCCCCGGAGGACTGGGACGCAGCGGACTGGTCGTGCCGGGCAGCCTCGTCGACTATCAATATCGCATTGCGCTTCGCAATCCGGCGGCGCTGGAGGGGGCGGAAGAAGAGTTGATCGCCGCGCTGGAGCCGATCGGCTGGGAAGCCCGCACCCGCGAGGGCGCGGGGCAGGGGACCCAGCGCTTCGTCGCGTTGGCGGGCGACATGCTGCTCGTCATCGCCATCGCTGCGCTGGGGATCGGCGCGCTCGGCATCGGCGCGGCCATGCGCGCCTTCGCCGCCTCGCGGCAGGCGGCGGTAGCGCGGCTGAAGCTGGTCGGCGCGCAGCGGCGCGACCTCGGCGCGATGCTGGGATTGGAAATCACGCTCGCGGTGGGGCTCGCCCTGATCCCCGCGCTGGCGATCGGCGCGGCGGTGCCGCCGCTGCTCGAGGATATGCTCGCCGAGCGCTTCCCCGTGGCGCCCGACACGGGGCCGCATTGGACGGCGCTGGGGCTGGCGGCCGCGGTGGCGATCGCGGTGACGGTGGCGGTGGCGTGGCGCCCGCTGGTCGCGGCATTGCGCACCCCGCCCAAGGCGCTGCTGCGCGCCGATGCGGGCAGCGGGCTTTTGAACGGCCGCAAGATCGACTGGCTGGTGCCGGTGCTGGCGGCGCTGGTGGCGATCGCGCTGCTGTTGCTGGGGTCGGACAATGCACGGCTCGCGGGGATCGCGATTGCAGGCCTGTCGGTGCTGGCACTCCTCTTCTGGCTGCTCGGCTGGGCCATCCAGCGCGCGGCCAAGGCGGCCGCCGGGCGCGGCGGGCCGGTAGCGCGATTGGGCGTGGCGGCGCTGCATCGCCCGGGCAATGCGACCCGCGCGCTGACCGTGGCGCTGGGGCTCGGCCTGTCGATCCTCGTCACGCTGGCGGCGACGAGCCAGAGCCTCTTGGGCGAACTCGACGGCGCCATCCCCGAGCGCGCGCCCTCGCATTTCATCACCGACCTGCCGCGCGGCAGCGAGAGCGACTTGCGCGCGCTGGTCACCGAGGCGATGCCGCAGGCCAAGCTGCGCGTCGTACCCAGCCTGCGCGGTTCGATCAGCGCGGTCGACGGGATCGCGGTCGCCGACCTGCCCGAGGACCGTCGCAGCTGGCTGACCAGCGGGGACCGGGGGCTGACCTATTCGGCCGCCGTGCCCGAGGGCAATGAGGTCGTCGCGGGCGACTGGTGGGGCGAGGATTATGCCGGCGCGCCGCTCGTCAGCCTCGAGGAAGAGGCCGCGCGCGATCTCCAGCTTGAGGTCGGCGACACGCTGACGCTCGCCATCGCCGGGCGCGAGGTCACCGCGACCATCGCCTCGCTGCGCAAGGTCGACTGGCAGAGCTTCGGCTTCAACTTCGGCATCGTTTTCGCGCCGGGCACGCTCGAACAAGCGCCGCATGTGCTGATGGCCACCATCGAGCCGCAGGGTGCCAGCGTGCCGCGCGGCTTCGAGGCGGGGCTGGCCGAGACCTTTCCGACCGCGACGACCATCTCGGTGGCAGGCGTGCTCGAGGACGTGCGCTCGATCCTGACCTCGCTCGACGCGGCGGTGCGCATTGCGACCCTCTTGGCGATCCTCATCGGGGTGGTGGTGCTGACGGGCTCGGTGCTGGCGACGCGCGCGGCGCGGGCCCGCGATCTCGTCTTGCTCCGGCTGGTCGGTGCACGGGGGCCGCAGCTGGTCGGCACCCAGCTGGTCGAATTTGCGATCCTCGTCGCCGCGGCGGTGTTGCTCGCCATCGGCGCAGGGCTGGCCTCGAGCTGGTTCGTCATCACTCGTCAGTTCGATATCGGCTTCGCCCCCGACGCCGCTGGAATCGCGGCGCTCGCCGGGGCGACCATCGTCGTGGCGATCGGCAGCGCGATGGCAGCGGTGCGCCCCGCGCTCACTCGCTCGCCACGCGCGGCCCTCAGGGCACATTGA
- a CDS encoding PilZ domain-containing protein produces the protein MVEARIAEVDPAVERRRSKRQDVDLDAQVREMGAEGTEARLVNLSAHGFSAEVPGHEFEPGMRIWLIIPTRDRASAMVKWIAGDRLGAEFFEEVDVTGLVGEED, from the coding sequence ATGGTCGAAGCGCGAATCGCCGAGGTCGATCCGGCAGTCGAACGGCGCCGTTCGAAACGGCAGGACGTCGATCTCGACGCGCAGGTGCGCGAAATGGGGGCCGAGGGCACCGAGGCGCGGCTGGTGAACCTGTCGGCGCATGGCTTTTCGGCCGAAGTGCCGGGGCACGAGTTCGAGCCCGGCATGCGCATCTGGCTGATCATCCCGACGCGCGATCGTGCCAGCGCGATGGTCAAATGGATCGCGGGCGACCGGCTCGGCGCGGAATTCTTCGAGGAAGTCGACGTCACCGGACTGGTCGGCGAGGAAGACTAA
- a CDS encoding PqqD family protein translates to MAKAPLNLTPDTRIRQNQAVPTGRVDGELMALDPKAGEVFGLDPIATIVWDRIGSGTTIAALVEAITQSHDVAPDQCLADILPFLEQAVAAGLVVVEP, encoded by the coding sequence ATGGCAAAGGCACCCCTCAACCTCACCCCCGACACGCGCATCCGCCAGAACCAGGCCGTGCCGACCGGGCGGGTCGATGGCGAATTGATGGCGCTCGATCCCAAGGCGGGGGAAGTGTTCGGGCTCGACCCCATCGCCACGATCGTCTGGGATCGCATCGGCAGCGGCACCACCATCGCCGCGCTGGTCGAGGCCATCACGCAGAGCCATGATGTCGCGCCCGATCAGTGCCTCGCCGATATCCTGCCCTTCCTCGAGCAGGCCGTGGCGGCCGGACTGGTCGTCGTCGAACCATGA
- a CDS encoding lasso peptide biosynthesis B2 protein has translation MTHGGSTPPPLPLRVKLEALGDHLAAVAALRFRPFVALVPAHISHRPGVSPGDRDMIERAVRGWARRLPWKTECFVQAIAAKRMLERRGCDVVVHYGTRRSDDGLEAHVWVRSGDVPVIGHRNAHEFTEIARFPPAGDA, from the coding sequence GTGACGCACGGCGGATCCACGCCGCCACCGCTGCCGCTGCGGGTCAAGCTGGAGGCGCTGGGCGATCATCTCGCTGCTGTCGCCGCGCTGCGCTTCCGCCCCTTCGTGGCGCTGGTGCCGGCGCACATCTCGCACCGCCCCGGCGTGTCGCCCGGCGATCGCGACATGATCGAGCGCGCGGTTCGCGGCTGGGCCCGTCGGCTGCCGTGGAAGACCGAATGTTTCGTCCAGGCGATCGCGGCCAAGCGCATGCTCGAGCGGCGCGGCTGCGACGTCGTCGTTCATTATGGCACCCGCCGGAGCGACGACGGGCTCGAGGCGCATGTCTGGGTGCGTTCGGGCGATGTGCCCGTGATCGGCCACCGCAACGCGCACGAGTTCACCGAAATCGCGCGCTTCCCGCCGGCCGGCGACGCCTAG
- a CDS encoding ATP-binding cassette domain-containing protein — translation MSMAVRRALVADLARREGPGLRRLFLVAFLAALVEGVGITLLVPIIALATGGAEGMTAAGLPDWFPPLPPIELLLALFLGVMILRAMLIAARARQRARIGQSYPARLREAVAVSLLAIGWREAEALGPPRLQRMLQVDIMRAGAAASYVEIGLVALFIVAVQGLIALALAPALTLLAMALAAISIAIGWPFLRASQRRAGKLADHYDKSIGEAYRLRAGLKAALAEGRAPRFLDRYRARLAEERDAFIAIDEGQVLAGFVGQLVAAVALVGLVAAGLFWIDVAPAILILTLLLFGRLYGPLRTLVDAWQAVAVNAPGFTDLAELFAAADARATPQAEVAADMGEALDWRELKVEGLVAGVASKIATAPLDLAIAPGEAIALTGPSGSGKTLVLDTIAGLIAPLGGRLLVDGAPIDLAARPDWARGLAYVGQHDPLLGTTPRAMLELDDLPEAAAADANRWISALGLDPLRERFGPDLDRPLGEHGATLSGGERQRLALVRALLRQPRLLLLDEATAALDLEAEAAIFAQIRAAAPDMAILMVSHRPQSLAQLDRHARVARAL, via the coding sequence ATGAGCATGGCGGTCCGCCGCGCGTTGGTCGCCGACCTCGCCCGCCGCGAGGGCCCCGGCCTTCGCCGCCTTTTCCTCGTCGCCTTCCTCGCCGCGCTGGTCGAGGGGGTGGGGATCACGCTCCTCGTCCCCATCATCGCGCTTGCCACGGGCGGAGCGGAGGGGATGACGGCGGCGGGCCTGCCCGACTGGTTTCCACCGCTCCCCCCGATCGAGCTGCTACTGGCGCTGTTCCTCGGCGTGATGATCCTGCGCGCGATGCTGATCGCCGCGCGTGCCCGCCAGCGCGCGCGCATCGGCCAATCCTACCCCGCAAGGCTGCGCGAGGCGGTCGCCGTGTCGCTGCTCGCCATCGGCTGGCGCGAGGCCGAGGCGCTGGGCCCGCCCCGCCTCCAACGCATGCTGCAGGTCGACATCATGCGCGCGGGCGCGGCGGCCTCCTATGTCGAGATCGGGCTGGTCGCCTTGTTCATCGTTGCCGTGCAGGGCCTCATCGCGCTCGCGCTGGCGCCGGCGCTGACCCTCCTCGCCATGGCGCTCGCCGCCATCAGCATCGCCATCGGCTGGCCCTTCCTGCGCGCCAGCCAGCGCCGCGCCGGCAAGCTCGCCGACCATTATGACAAGAGCATCGGCGAGGCCTATCGGCTGCGCGCGGGCCTCAAGGCCGCCCTGGCCGAGGGCCGCGCGCCGCGCTTTCTCGACCGTTACCGCGCCCGGCTGGCGGAGGAGCGCGACGCTTTCATCGCCATCGACGAGGGACAGGTGCTGGCGGGGTTCGTCGGCCAGCTGGTCGCCGCTGTCGCGCTTGTCGGGCTGGTGGCCGCCGGGCTCTTCTGGATCGACGTGGCCCCCGCCATCCTCATTCTCACGCTGCTCCTGTTCGGGCGGCTCTACGGCCCGCTGCGCACGCTGGTCGATGCGTGGCAGGCGGTCGCGGTCAATGCGCCGGGCTTTACCGATCTTGCCGAATTGTTCGCGGCAGCCGACGCGCGGGCGACACCGCAGGCGGAGGTCGCCGCCGATATGGGCGAGGCGCTCGACTGGCGCGAATTGAAGGTCGAGGGCCTCGTCGCCGGCGTCGCGAGCAAAATCGCCACCGCCCCGCTCGACCTCGCCATCGCGCCGGGGGAGGCGATCGCGCTCACCGGCCCCTCGGGCTCGGGCAAGACGCTTGTGCTCGACACCATCGCCGGGCTCATCGCCCCGCTGGGCGGGCGCCTGCTGGTCGACGGTGCGCCGATCGATCTCGCCGCCCGACCCGACTGGGCGCGTGGGCTCGCTTATGTCGGCCAGCACGATCCCCTGCTCGGCACCACCCCGCGCGCCATGCTCGAGCTCGACGACCTGCCCGAGGCGGCCGCCGCCGATGCGAACCGCTGGATTAGCGCGCTGGGCCTCGACCCGCTGCGCGAGCGCTTCGGCCCCGACCTCGACCGCCCCTTGGGAGAACATGGCGCGACCCTGTCGGGGGGCGAGCGCCAGCGCCTCGCGCTCGTGCGCGCGTTGCTGCGACAGCCCCGCCTGCTCCTCCTCGACGAGGCGACTGCCGCGCTCGACCTCGAGGCGGAGGCTGCGATTTTCGCGCAAATCCGCGCCGCCGCGCCCGACATGGCCATCCTCATGGTCTCGCATCGCCCGCAGAGCCTTGCGCAGCTCGATCGCCACGCTAGGGTCGCGCGCGCTCTTTAA
- a CDS encoding arylesterase, with the protein MVRLALFFSLLTAVLSTSSAQQPANDMGVGDRPTITIIAFGDSLTAGYGLDAGLGFAPQLEDALRREGIAATVIDAGVSGDTSAQGRERLGWTLDSLDAVPDMAILELGGNDMLRALDPSVTEENLAAMIEAFEARGIAVVLASIPAARNYDPAYVAAFDAVYPALGERYDVPVLPFVPEGASREGLLLPDGVHPNFEGIKAIVTAMTARLLPLIEAETQGAD; encoded by the coding sequence ATGGTACGCCTCGCGCTCTTCTTCAGCCTCCTGACGGCCGTGCTTTCGACGAGCAGCGCCCAGCAGCCTGCGAACGACATGGGTGTTGGTGATAGGCCGACGATCACCATCATCGCCTTCGGCGACAGCCTGACCGCGGGCTACGGCCTCGATGCGGGTCTCGGCTTCGCGCCCCAGCTCGAGGATGCGCTGCGCCGCGAGGGCATTGCCGCCACCGTCATCGATGCCGGCGTGTCGGGCGATACGAGCGCGCAGGGGCGCGAGCGGCTCGGCTGGACGCTCGACAGTCTCGATGCCGTGCCCGACATGGCGATCCTCGAACTGGGCGGCAACGACATGCTGCGCGCGCTCGACCCGAGCGTGACGGAGGAAAATCTCGCCGCGATGATCGAGGCCTTCGAAGCGCGCGGCATCGCCGTCGTCCTCGCCTCCATCCCGGCGGCGCGCAATTACGACCCCGCTTATGTCGCCGCCTTCGATGCCGTTTATCCGGCGCTGGGGGAACGCTATGACGTGCCCGTCCTGCCATTCGTCCCCGAAGGCGCGAGCCGCGAGGGATTGCTGCTCCCCGACGGGGTGCATCCCAATTTCGAAGGGATAAAGGCGATCGTGACCGCCATGACCGCGCGCCTCCTGCCCCTCATCGAGGCGGAGACGCAAGGCGCGGATTAG
- a CDS encoding ABC transporter ATP-binding protein, with product MTELLIDLSDIHLSLGKGAARVDILKGVDLQLAAGETLAILGPSGSGKSSLLSVMAGLERPDAGTARIAGEDLAALDEDGLARLRGRRIGIILQDFQLLPTMTARENVAVPLELAGEKDAFAHAEAELAAVGLAGRMTHYPSELSGGEQQRVAIARATAPGPDLLLADEPTGNLDSRTGADVADLLFERAKERGAGLVIITHDPALAGRCDRTLHMRDGKLAE from the coding sequence ATGACAGAACTCCTCATCGACCTTTCCGACATCCATCTCTCGCTTGGCAAGGGCGCCGCGCGCGTCGACATTCTGAAAGGCGTCGACCTTCAGCTTGCGGCGGGCGAGACGCTGGCGATCCTCGGGCCCTCGGGCTCGGGCAAGTCATCGCTCCTCAGTGTCATGGCGGGGCTCGAACGGCCCGATGCAGGGACCGCGAGGATCGCGGGCGAGGATCTGGCGGCGCTCGACGAGGACGGGCTGGCGCGGCTGCGCGGGCGGCGCATCGGCATCATCCTGCAGGATTTCCAGCTGCTCCCCACCATGACCGCGCGCGAGAATGTCGCGGTGCCGCTCGAGCTGGCGGGGGAGAAAGACGCCTTCGCCCATGCCGAGGCCGAGCTGGCGGCCGTCGGGCTGGCCGGACGCATGACCCATTATCCGAGCGAATTGTCGGGCGGCGAACAGCAGCGCGTCGCGATCGCGCGCGCGACCGCGCCGGGGCCCGACCTGCTGCTCGCCGACGAGCCGACGGGCAATCTCGACAGCCGCACCGGCGCCGATGTCGCCGACCTCCTGTTCGAACGCGCCAAAGAGCGCGGCGCGGGGCTGGTCATCATCACCCATGATCCCGCGCTGGCAGGGCGATGCGACCGCACGCTGCACATGCGCGACGGGAAGCTCGCCGAATGA
- a CDS encoding phosphoenolpyruvate carboxykinase (ATP) codes for MQGKSGTSGGHHRHGAFGLRFESSMLLPELYADTSGEAPDVHITMRRDAALRIDEETDWRLEPDGTVAFELHGIRYRVRGGREIEVVAPRETPEAMIRVWLLGSVMGALLLKRGMLTVHANAVAFGDGEAAAFLGDSGAGKSTLAASLREAGLRPLCDDLLAVEFDDDGTAWVRPGIPRIKLGPTGAAALGISLEGLPRVAPQIDKYQLPLDRSAPWTERFRLTRLYRIDQGELAIVPIKGREAAMSLLDNLFRPAIGEALADDDRRFLQAMALADGCACFSFSRPFALDEALRHARALQQHLQRPLGA; via the coding sequence ATGCAGGGCAAGAGCGGCACAAGCGGCGGGCATCACCGCCATGGCGCCTTCGGGTTGCGCTTCGAGAGCAGCATGCTGCTGCCCGAACTCTATGCCGATACGTCGGGGGAGGCGCCCGACGTGCATATCACGATGCGCCGCGATGCCGCGCTGCGCATCGATGAGGAAACCGACTGGCGGCTCGAACCCGACGGAACGGTCGCGTTCGAACTGCATGGCATCCGCTATCGCGTGCGCGGCGGGCGCGAGATCGAGGTGGTCGCGCCGCGGGAAACGCCCGAGGCGATGATCCGCGTGTGGCTGCTTGGCTCGGTCATGGGGGCGCTGCTGCTCAAGCGCGGGATGCTCACCGTCCATGCCAATGCCGTCGCCTTTGGCGATGGCGAGGCGGCGGCCTTCCTCGGCGACAGCGGGGCGGGCAAGTCGACGCTGGCGGCGAGCCTGCGCGAGGCGGGGTTGAGGCCGCTCTGCGACGACCTGCTCGCGGTCGAGTTCGATGACGACGGCACCGCATGGGTCCGGCCCGGCATCCCGCGCATCAAGCTCGGCCCGACGGGCGCGGCAGCGCTCGGGATCAGCCTCGAGGGCTTGCCACGTGTCGCCCCGCAGATCGACAAATATCAGCTCCCGCTCGACCGCTCGGCGCCGTGGACCGAGCGGTTTCGCCTGACGCGGCTCTATCGTATCGACCAGGGCGAGTTAGCAATTGTGCCCATTAAGGGGCGCGAGGCGGCGATGAGCCTGCTCGACAACCTCTTTCGCCCGGCGATCGGCGAAGCGCTGGCCGACGATGATCGGCGTTTCCTGCAGGCGATGGCGCTGGCGGACGGCTGCGCCTGCTTTTCCTTCTCGCGGCCCTTCGCGCTCGACGAGGCGCTGCGGCATGCCCGTGCGCTGCAACAGCATCTGCAGAGACCGCTCGGCGCCTAG
- a CDS encoding asparagine synthase-related protein: MQLSGTSSSPLFPRRLEPWTERGRDTVSPPPFATGDDVRLWLDALRPPSAEQASDIARRLARLDWTAFDGLRGGFVGILQTPTRTLLFRDALGRKALHYRLDGEAVDLDRDALPLARIGGTPRLDEQWLARYFLTLPEEGPRSPFDGVTRVEPGHVVVIEHGRARHETWWTPSFEPLDIGFEEARDTAATLLDEAIGGSDCDALLLSSGIDSNVILSRLAHLGRTPRAITGSPSAHADPSAVQLVDEYPLAHAGLRSVGGSEHHRLRAAPSGLRDALNWGYAAYQRPMYNPSNLGWVDGCQALASSLGMTRIFDGLQGNYTLGHNGMRPTIALAAARRWGDWARAIAANGGRDIRASLLAAPPDWLARLLARPSARRHVRDLFANPRSARIKAAMAPEIALGVRQDYPGDGLAFPERRLRDYIAQVDPAGRYRAAERRNGIELVDPYAERELVEFSLRLPEAIFRHDGVPRGLQRALLDPRLPPDIRDPRMTAIQGGDWRAAALRDAGLMKRILDRLEDGHRGAELFDVRAMRRALDNWPASGWDDEDQVVRYRIHLGRAMSAAAFAQWVADGAP; encoded by the coding sequence TTGCAGCTGAGCGGCACCAGCAGCTCCCCTCTTTTTCCGCGCCGTCTAGAGCCGTGGACCGAGCGCGGGCGCGACACCGTCTCGCCCCCACCCTTCGCCACCGGCGATGATGTTCGCCTGTGGCTCGACGCGCTTCGACCGCCGAGCGCCGAGCAGGCCAGCGACATCGCGCGGCGGCTCGCGCGGCTCGACTGGACGGCGTTCGATGGCTTGCGCGGCGGTTTCGTCGGCATCCTCCAGACCCCGACCCGCACCCTCCTGTTCCGCGACGCGCTCGGGCGCAAGGCGCTACATTATCGTCTTGACGGCGAGGCAGTGGATCTCGACCGCGATGCCCTGCCGTTGGCACGGATCGGCGGCACGCCGCGGCTCGATGAACAGTGGCTCGCGCGCTATTTCCTGACCCTGCCGGAAGAAGGCCCACGGTCGCCCTTCGATGGCGTCACGCGCGTCGAACCCGGCCATGTTGTCGTCATCGAGCATGGCCGCGCCCGCCACGAAACATGGTGGACGCCGAGCTTCGAGCCGCTCGACATCGGTTTCGAGGAGGCGCGCGACACCGCCGCTACGCTGCTCGACGAGGCCATCGGGGGCAGTGATTGCGACGCGCTGCTCCTCTCCTCTGGGATCGACAGCAATGTCATCCTCTCGCGGCTCGCGCATCTCGGGCGCACGCCGCGCGCCATCACCGGCTCGCCCAGCGCCCATGCCGACCCCTCGGCGGTCCAGCTGGTCGATGAATATCCGCTCGCCCATGCCGGGCTGCGCAGCGTGGGCGGGAGCGAGCACCATCGCCTGCGCGCCGCGCCGAGCGGGCTGCGCGATGCGCTCAATTGGGGTTATGCCGCCTATCAGCGCCCGATGTACAACCCCTCCAACCTCGGTTGGGTCGATGGTTGCCAGGCACTCGCCAGCAGTCTCGGCATGACGCGCATCTTCGACGGGCTGCAGGGCAATTACACGCTCGGCCACAATGGCATGCGACCGACCATCGCGCTGGCGGCGGCGCGGCGCTGGGGCGATTGGGCGCGCGCCATCGCCGCCAATGGCGGGCGCGACATCCGCGCCTCGCTCCTCGCCGCACCGCCCGACTGGCTCGCCCGGCTGCTCGCCCGCCCTTCGGCACGGCGCCATGTGCGCGACCTGTTCGCCAATCCCCGCTCGGCGCGGATCAAGGCCGCCATGGCGCCCGAGATCGCGCTCGGGGTGCGGCAGGATTATCCCGGCGATGGGCTCGCCTTTCCCGAGCGGCGGCTGCGCGACTATATCGCGCAGGTCGATCCCGCCGGTCGCTACCGCGCCGCCGAGCGGCGCAACGGCATCGAACTGGTCGATCCCTATGCCGAGCGCGAGCTGGTCGAATTCAGCCTGCGCCTGCCCGAGGCGATCTTCCGCCACGACGGCGTGCCGCGCGGGCTCCAGCGCGCACTGCTCGATCCGCGCCTGCCCCCCGACATCCGCGACCCGCGCATGACCGCGATCCAGGGCGGCGACTGGCGCGCCGCCGCGCTGCGCGATGCCGGGCTGATGAAGCGCATCCTCGACCGGCTCGAGGATGGCCATCGCGGTGCCGAGCTTTTCGACGTGCGCGCGATGCGGCGCGCACTCGACAACTGGCCCGCCTCGGGCTGGGACGATGAGGATCAGGTCGTGCGTTATCGCATCCATCTCGGCCGCGCGATGAGCGCCGCCGCCTTTGCCCAATGGGTCGCGGACGGCGCGCCGTGA